A window of Oscillatoria sp. FACHB-1407 genomic DNA:
CGTTTCGTCCGATAACCGTAACTACAACACGGGTGGGGTTGAGCGTATCAAAATCTGGACCCATTTCACCTTTCCCGGTCGAGGTGAGAAGTACTCCAGCATGAAGTGGCACTGGTGGCACTTTGACTCGGTGAACCACAACATGTATAAGCAAGGCGACAGCACGGTTTATCGTTTCAAAGACAAGCAGTTTGAAACCCAGGTCGATCCCCGACACGGCAACTACGACTTTTTGATGGCATGTGATCTGGACACCAGCGTGGATCAGGTGCAGGGCGAGTTGAAGTACTGGGGAGAGTGGTTTCTAGATACCACCGGAGTCGATGGATTTCGTCTGGATGCCGTGAAGCACGTCCGTGCCAGTTTCTTTAAGGAATGGCTGGGTCACGTCCGCCACTACGCGCAAAAGGAACTGTTTACCGTTGGAGAATATTGGTCAGAAGACATGGGATCGCTGGATTGGTTTATCCGCGAAACCAGTGGGCAGATCTCCCTGTTTGATGTGCCATTGCATTACAACTTCCATCGGGCGAGCCGATCGGGTGGACACTACGATATGCGCCGCATTCTGGATGGCACGCTGATGCAGAAACAGCCGACGTTAGCCGTTACTTTTGTTGACAACCATGACTCTCAACCGTTGCAGGCCTTAGAGTCCGTGGTCGAAAGCTGGTTTAAACCGCTAGCTTATGCGCTGATCTTGTTGCGGCGAGAGGGGTATCCCTGTGTGTTTTATGCCGATTATTACGGGGCAGACTATCGCGATCGCGGACGAGATGGCAACGAATATGGTATTCACCTGACGTCTCATCGCTGGCTGATCGATAAATTCCTCTTTGCTCGCAAAAACTATGCTTATGGGGATCAATACGATTACTTTGATCATTTCAACACTATCGGTTGGACTCGGTTGGGCAACAAGAGCTATCCCAAGGCAATGGCGGTGATCATGAGTGATGGTCCGGCGGGTCACAAGTGGATGGAGGTGGGCAAACCCAATGCCACGTTCCGCGACATCACGGAGCACATTAAGGAACCTGTGCAAACGAATGAGTGGGGTTGGGGTGAGTTTCGCTGCAAAGGTGGCTCTGTCTCGGTTTGGGTACAAGACTGAACTCAGCCCCCCGGATGCTTGAAGCATCCGGGGGGCTGAGAGATCCTCTATCCTGATAGCTAAGGCTTTGAGGGATTGGAGATGACAGCAAGCGATCAACGGTGGCAATTTTGGATCGATCGCGGTGGCACGTTCACTGACATCGTGGCGCAACGTCCCGACGGAACGTTGGTGATCCACAAGTTGCTATCGGAGAATCCAGGACGCTACGTTGATGCTCCATTGCAGGGAATCCGGGAGATTTTAGGCATTCCCACCGATGCTCCCATTCCGGCGGAGCAGATTGCCGCTGTGAAGATGGGCACTACAGTTGCCACCAATGCCTTGTTAGAACGAAAGGGCGATCGCACTCTCTTACTCATTACCAAGGGCTTTCGGGATGCGCTGCGAATTGGGTATCAAAACCGTCCCAACATCTTTGCGCGTCACATTGTTCTCCCGGAGATGCTGTACGAGCAGGTGATTGAGGTCGAGGAACGGTACTCGGCGCAGGGTGAGGAGTTGATCCCATTACAATTCTCAGAGTCCTTCGTGGCTGCGCTACAAGCGGCGTATGATAGTGGCATTCGTTCCTGTGCGATCGCCCTGATGCATGGCTACCGCTATCCCGATCACGAACGACAGTTGGCGGAACGGGTACGGCAAATCGGTTTTACTCAAGTGTCCGTGTCTCACGAGGTCAGTCCGCTGATGAAACTGGTGAGCCGAGGCGATACCACGGTCGTAGATGCCTATCTCTCACCGATACTGCGGCGGTATGTCGATCGCATTGCGGCTGAGTTGCAGCCCACCTCCTCAATCCCTTCAGTTAAGAAGGATGCCGAGCAGCCCCCCCACCCCCCAACTTTGGGGGGCTTCCAAACGGCTCAAAGTCCCCCAGAATTGGGGGATTTAGGGGGCAATGATTTAGCTCCCCCCTTGCCCCCCTTCAAAAGGGAGGAGTCAAACCCTCAACTGATGTTTATGCAATCCAATGGGGGGTTGACCGATGCCCAACTGTTTCAGGGTAAAGACAGCATTTTGTCGGGTCCTGCCGGGGGGATCGTTGGGGCTGTTCGCACCAGTCAGCAAGCCGGATTCCCCAAGATCATTGGCTTTGACATGGGCGGCACCTCCACCGATGTCTCCCATTTCAATGGCGAGTATGAACGGGCATTTGAAACCGAGGTTGCCGGAGTGCGACTGCGAGCACCCATGATGGCGATTCACACGGTTGCGGCGGGTGGGGGATCGATTCTCCAGTTTGATGGTTCCCGCTATCGGGTTGGTCCAGAGTCGGCTGGAGCGTATCCGGGTCCCGCTTGCTACCGTCGGAGCGGTCCGCTCACCGTCACGGATTGCAATGTGATGGTAGGCAAGCTGCAATCCCAATTTTTCCCTAGCGTGTTTGGGACGGAGGGAAACCTGCCGTTAGATGCGGACGTTGTACACCAGAAATTTGCAGCTCTGGCAACTGAGATTTATGACAAAACCGGGGATCAGCGATCGCCCGAACGAGTAGCAGAGGGATTTTTGGCGATCGCCATCGACAAAATGGCAACTGCCATTAAAAAGATCTCGATTCAGCGAGGCTACGATGTCACAGAATACACCCTCTGCTGTTTTGGTGGAGCCGGAGGGCAACACGCCTGCCTGATTGCTGAGGCATTGGGGATGACGCAGATCTTTATCCATCCCTATGCAGGAGTTTTGTCAGCATATGGCATGGGTTTGGCAGATATCAGCACCATTCGGGAGCAGGCGATCGAAGCCCGATTGCAGGAATCCCTGTTGCCCCAGTTGGCGGAACACCTGAACCGCTTGGAAACCGAGGGACGGGCAGAACTGGCACAACAGGGCATTACCGAGACTCAGATTCGCGTCTTGCCCAAACTGCACCTGCGGTATGAGGGAACGGATTCTGCTCTGACCGCAGATTGGGCTGAGCTAACCGCGATGACTGCCCAGTTTGAGCAGACCTATGAGCAACGCTATGGCTTCATCATGGCAGCAAAGCCGTTACTGGTAGAAGCCGCATCGGTCGAAGTCATTGGACAAACCCCATCTCCCCAAATCGCTGTAAACACCACTCCGTCCGCTGAAGCCGCAACCGCGATCGCCACCGTTCCGATTTACACCAAAGGTCGCTGGTGGGATACACCCGTCTTTCAACGAGAGGCTTTGTCTGTGAGCGATCGCATCTCCGGTCCGGCGTTGATTATTGAAGCGACTGGAACCAACGTAATTGAACCCGGATGGGAAGCGAGTTTGACAGCGGCGAATGAGTTGGTGGTGAGGAGGAAGGAGGAAAAAGAGAAGGATGAAGGCGAAAGGATAAAGGATAAAAGGGAAGGAACTGGTAGAGACGCGATTCATCGCGTTGATCCCGATCGCGTTGATCCCGATCGCGTTGATCCCGATCGCGTTGATCCCGATCGCGACGATCATAAACCTGATCCAGTGTTGTTGGAGATTTTTAATAACCTGTTTCGGGCGATCGCCGAAGAAATGGGAGTAACGCTGCAAAACACGAGTTATTCCG
This region includes:
- a CDS encoding alpha-amylase is translated as MADLNGVMMQYFHWYIPADGTFWEQVKHQANDLAKAGITALWLPPAYKASGGGFDVGYGAYDLFDLGEFDQKGSVRTKYGTRDQLLAAIKTAQAAGIQIYADCVFNHKNGGDEEEEVDAYPVSSDNRNYNTGGVERIKIWTHFTFPGRGEKYSSMKWHWWHFDSVNHNMYKQGDSTVYRFKDKQFETQVDPRHGNYDFLMACDLDTSVDQVQGELKYWGEWFLDTTGVDGFRLDAVKHVRASFFKEWLGHVRHYAQKELFTVGEYWSEDMGSLDWFIRETSGQISLFDVPLHYNFHRASRSGGHYDMRRILDGTLMQKQPTLAVTFVDNHDSQPLQALESVVESWFKPLAYALILLRREGYPCVFYADYYGADYRDRGRDGNEYGIHLTSHRWLIDKFLFARKNYAYGDQYDYFDHFNTIGWTRLGNKSYPKAMAVIMSDGPAGHKWMEVGKPNATFRDITEHIKEPVQTNEWGWGEFRCKGGSVSVWVQD
- a CDS encoding hydantoinase B/oxoprolinase family protein, whose protein sequence is MTASDQRWQFWIDRGGTFTDIVAQRPDGTLVIHKLLSENPGRYVDAPLQGIREILGIPTDAPIPAEQIAAVKMGTTVATNALLERKGDRTLLLITKGFRDALRIGYQNRPNIFARHIVLPEMLYEQVIEVEERYSAQGEELIPLQFSESFVAALQAAYDSGIRSCAIALMHGYRYPDHERQLAERVRQIGFTQVSVSHEVSPLMKLVSRGDTTVVDAYLSPILRRYVDRIAAELQPTSSIPSVKKDAEQPPHPPTLGGFQTAQSPPELGDLGGNDLAPPLPPFKREESNPQLMFMQSNGGLTDAQLFQGKDSILSGPAGGIVGAVRTSQQAGFPKIIGFDMGGTSTDVSHFNGEYERAFETEVAGVRLRAPMMAIHTVAAGGGSILQFDGSRYRVGPESAGAYPGPACYRRSGPLTVTDCNVMVGKLQSQFFPSVFGTEGNLPLDADVVHQKFAALATEIYDKTGDQRSPERVAEGFLAIAIDKMATAIKKISIQRGYDVTEYTLCCFGGAGGQHACLIAEALGMTQIFIHPYAGVLSAYGMGLADISTIREQAIEARLQESLLPQLAEHLNRLETEGRAELAQQGITETQIRVLPKLHLRYEGTDSALTADWAELTAMTAQFEQTYEQRYGFIMAAKPLLVEAASVEVIGQTPSPQIAVNTTPSAEAATAIATVPIYTKGRWWDTPVFQREALSVSDRISGPALIIEATGTNVIEPGWEASLTAANELVVRRKEEKEKDEGERIKDKREGTGRDAIHRVDPDRVDPDRVDPDRVDPDRDDHKPDPVLLEIFNNLFRAIAEEMGVTLQNTSYSVNIKERLDFSCAIFDQQGQLVANAPHIPVHLGSMSESVRSLIAARGESLKPGDVYVSNNPYNGGTHLPDITVITPVFLKDEGYNLSKDVINHVSNQPLFYVASRGHHADIGGITPGSMPPNSTTVEQEGILLDNVLLVEGGRFREAEILNLLTTGIYPVRNPTQNLADLQAQVAANKRGVQELRRMTEHYGLATVQAYMQRVQDNAEESVRRAIDAIGRETRNSSLNFTYPTDAGTQIQVKITIDRPNRSAQIDFTGTSPQQPTNFNAPLAICKAVVLYVFRTLVDDDIPLNAGCLKPLDIIVPEGCLLNPQYPAAVVAGNVETSQAIANALYGALGVMAASQGTMNNFTFGSDRHQYYETICGGSGAGAEFDGTDAVQTHMTNSRLTDPEILEWRFPILLESFEIRANSGGAGQRHGGNGVIRRLQFREPMTAAILSSHRVVSPFGLNGGEPGAIGRNLVERADGTVEVLSSNAEVHMQPGDRFIIETPGGGGYGEKREEGKKKREG